The Lysobacter oculi genomic sequence TGCCGTTCGACATTGCTGTGTACTCGCCGGGCCATGAGCTCATGAGTTCGGCCGGCCGCATCGATACTCTCGACGAGATCCCCGTAGCGGGGATTGTGTTCTCTCGGGGAGGTGCAGAACGGCATGGTGTCGAATGGGATACAACCCCATTGAAGCTTGAGGTCAGAGAGGAGGTTGCAGCCATCTCCGTTGTACTGCGGCTTGAGAACCTGATTGTGCAAACGCAGCATGAGATAGCGAATAACGCTGCAACCCGGCAACTCGGCCCGCACAATGCGGCGTGACTCGTCCAGCATAGGAAAGATTTGCCGTTTGGCTGGATCGCCGGAAGTACCGGCTGCTTTCAATGCTGCGTATTCTTCGTTTGGCATGTCGATGAGATCGAGCATGCTTCCCAGGCTCGCCGTCAGCCAGCGCATGAGGAACCGATACTCTGCAGAATCGGACCGAACATTGGAGCGGAATCCAAGGATTCGCGCGAAGTTGTCGAGCTCGCATGGTCTGATCGACACCTCCCAATCGCAGATAATCGTTATCGGCATCGTCTGATCGAGTACGTCGATTGAATCGCGCAGAAGCGTCAGGTTCGCCGAGTACTTTTCAGTCATCTCGATGCTGGTGAAGGCGATGATGCGATCGAATTTGTTAACCTTGTTGACGGCTCGGTAGAAGGTGACCTCGTAGTAGATCCGACCGTCAACGAAGAATGGGCGCACCTTGTGAATGTAGTAGCGATTCCGCTCGCCCTTTTCCTTTCGCGTTGAGCGAACCGCCTCGATGCGCTGAGCAATTTTCTGATGATACTCACGCAATGACGGATCTAGATCAATCGGAAACGACTCAAGGTTAGCCAGAATGCCAATCCCGCAGTTGTCCCGGAGCAGGCCCCGGAGGCGGTACAGGTACTCGTAGTACTTGAGCATCAAGCGCTCCGAAGCATCTCCGTCCAAGGTGTAGTGAGAGGCGCTGGTCTGGATGAGCTTGTGAAATTTTCCGAGAAAGTTGAACTTTGCCTTGCTCCTTACGTGTGCCAGCGCGGACTCAATCGCAGCGTACTGGTACTCAGCATCGGAAGATCCAAGATGGAGGCGTACCGCAGCCCCCTCAACGAGGTTCCGGAGCTGCGAAAGAACATTCTGGGATAGCAAGGCCCGTTGCTCGGAAAGCAATTCAATGTTTCGACAGATTGCCTCATCCGCGCTCTGAATCTGGTCACCAACGGTCGTCATTTCCTATCCAATCTCAGATTTTTATGGCCTGGTCCGGTTTAGACTGCTTGGATTGAAATACGGAAACTCTCAGTGGCATGTTCGTCGTTGCATGCAAGTGCGCCAGATTTTCCGTGCCCCATGTCAAGCGAGGTATGCAGCTAGATTCCACGCTTGGGATTCCGTGTCCAGGTCGAATGGCAAGGCATGCAGAACCAGTCCATCGCCGAAATCGAAGTGTGGGAGCGGCTCTGCGAACCGCTCGGTCTTCGGGTACAACAGAATCAACTGCCCGTTGCCACCGAGATACTTCTGGCCGTAGGCGTACAGCTGATAGAAATCGCCCTGCGAGAGACCGTACTTGGATTCACTGTCGGTCTTTTCTGCGTCTAAAAGCTTCCATTTCGCGTCCAGGATCAACCTGTTCTTTCTGCCTTGGGTGATTAGAAAATCAGGACGAAGCTCGAACCAGTTCTTTGGCTCTAGTGTTCCCGCCGGCATGTGGCTGCACAGATACTGACGGCTCGCTTGGGGCACCAGTTGGAATCCTGCCGGGACGGCTTGCTTGAGGCAGGCGCCAACGTGCTGCTCGTAGACCTTCTCCATCGGGAACAGCAGGCTCAGGCCTCGATAGTCGCCTAGGACGGAGAGAGGCATCTGCTCGTGCAAGATCAGCGAACACCACATCCGGACTGGAGCGTAGTGCGCCATGAGGCGGTCATCCCGCCAGCGTCGGAAATCCTCGCGGATGTTCGAGCTAGTGGGGATCTCGGCCAGGTGATGGGCCAGCTCGTGCGCCAGCCGCCAGTTCTTCGGTTCGCGCGTGCCCTTGCGGATCACATCGAGGGCCGAGCGGATCAGCCGGTTTTCTGGCCGATCGGCGTCGAACACGTCATGCTCGACCTGGAAGAAGTGATCGCGCCCGGGCGGTTGACGCAACTGTCGAGCAACCACCAGGCGGCCGCGCAGATAGCGCAGCTCCTCCTGTACCGGGTGGTAGTCGAAACGCAGCCCGCGTTTGACCAGATGATCGACAGCCTCCAGGAACTGCGCCGCGACCCATTCACTCAATGGCGCGTCGAATACACGCAATCCGGCGGGCCCGGACTGACGAGGCCGGATGTCCAGGCAGCGGAGCAACATCTTCTGCAGCAGGTTGCGCGATGATGCACGGTCGTCGCCTGCGTCCAGTGCCTTCGGCAGGATCTCAATGCGGATGCCGCACGGGGTCTCCAGCACGCCGACGTAGTTGTCCAGCCGAAGTTCGCGTCGGCTTTCCAGCTCGACGAGCCGGGCGCCGTTGTCCCCGCCGCGCAGGCGAGCGCTTTCGGCCAGTAACCACTCAAATGCCGTCTTGCTGACCTGTGCGGTGTTGACGGCCGAGGGCGATACTTCGGCCGTCGTTAGGCGCGCATGTTCGCGGACGGTAATCAGGGTGTTCACGGAGCCGGGCCGGCCGCCGAGTAGATACCGAGATAGCTCTCAGGCTCGATGAAGGCCTTTGTATTGATGTTCCAGCGCGGGTTGCTGTTGGCGACGCCCTCCTTGCCGAACAGGGCCTGCAGGTCGTTGCCGGGCTGAGACAGAAAGCGGTGATCCGCTGCCTTGCGATGGTCGTTTAGCACCAGTGCGATCTTTTCCCAGTCCTCGAAGAAATACTCCTGCAGTAGCGGCAGCACCTGACGCTGGAATACATCTTTCAGGTCCGCCACCGACTTGATACCGATGAAATAGGCATGACCCAGCAGATAGTCGCGCCCCAGCAACACTTCGATGCGCTGATTCATGGTCGTCAGCAGCTTTTGGAGGTCGATCCCATCGACGGTGCCAAGGAGATTCGGCTTCGGCGGCATCTCCTCGAATACGAAACGGCGGCGGAGGGCGATGTCCAGTCCGGCCAGGGATCGGTCTGCAGTGTTCATTGTGCCGATCAGATACACGTTGTCAGGCACGCTGAACTTCTTCTTCGAGTACGGAAGCACTACTTCCAGGGCCTCGACGCTTCCTTTGCGCTTGGAGGGTTCTATCAGCGTGATCAACTCACCAAAGATGCGCGAGATGTTTCCTCGATTGATCTCATCGATAATGAGAACGCGGGGTTGGCTGATCTTGGCGACTTCGTGCTCTCCCTTCGTAAGAGAAACAGAAGCCGCCTCAAGATATTCGGCGAGTTCAGGCCAACCGAATCGGGACAATTCGTAAACGGTCTTCAGCGTAAATTTGCGGCCATCGTTGAGAGGTCGGATGTCCAGCGAGAGGCCCGTCGCCAACCAATTGACCGGCAGCACATTGACGTAGTCCTGGCGAACGCCTGCTGGCGGCGAAGCCTGGTATTCGTATTCGCCCTGCACGACACCAACGGCCTGAAATTTGTCCTCAGACCCGATGCAAAGCAGTACGTCTCCGGGCTCGATCTCGCGGGAGAAACCATGAAGCGAGCTGCGGTCGTTCGATCCCAGGACTGCATATGCGGGAACCGACGACAGGTTCTCGTTCATGAGGTCACCGGCTTCGCTCCAACCAATTCTGGCCTCGCCATGGTTGAAGCAGTAATTCCTGGTCGTGCTTGTGACGGTACCGTCGATGGAAATCTTCCAGATTCGTGCGCCTTCACGGACGCCGATGTCGGAAGCAATCTGGGAGGATCCACGGGCATCTTCGCAAATGCTCCGAAACACCCCCGGTTCAACGCGGTACTGCAGCGATCCGCCCTCGCTGTCGGCGCGAATGCCTTCGACGAAATCTTCGTAACTGAAACTTTGGTGGAAGGTCACGAACCGAACTAGGCCTTCCTGGGTCAGCTCATCGAAACGTTGCTTCATCGGCTCGCGCTCATCGT encodes the following:
- a CDS encoding McrC family protein, with product MNTLITVREHARLTTAEVSPSAVNTAQVSKTAFEWLLAESARLRGGDNGARLVELESRRELRLDNYVGVLETPCGIRIEILPKALDAGDDRASSRNLLQKMLLRCLDIRPRQSGPAGLRVFDAPLSEWVAAQFLEAVDHLVKRGLRFDYHPVQEELRYLRGRLVVARQLRQPPGRDHFFQVEHDVFDADRPENRLIRSALDVIRKGTREPKNWRLAHELAHHLAEIPTSSNIREDFRRWRDDRLMAHYAPVRMWCSLILHEQMPLSVLGDYRGLSLLFPMEKVYEQHVGACLKQAVPAGFQLVPQASRQYLCSHMPAGTLEPKNWFELRPDFLITQGRKNRLILDAKWKLLDAEKTDSESKYGLSQGDFYQLYAYGQKYLGGNGQLILLYPKTERFAEPLPHFDFGDGLVLHALPFDLDTESQAWNLAAYLA
- a CDS encoding AAA family ATPase, encoding MQRHDETGGCVAFNEDLSDWDAFLRDWPIERLRSMTLAEYATVGDKRCFTYLVERGLDGYGGMRGGTALKFGIYAHRSGENDEKRQENVTYSANYAWYSRFGGDEESVFQKVRDEVAAIAQAAVKGDFSPVDSSADDGLLWPVFRSKIAFLYQDRSAPRLTAVLSPQSLRRFLGLPANDATPITQLHARVLQQKQAGESLIAFSERVWETAKPPEEGGTFSAASAMDYLSRRFPGSYSGTSHLAAYRTPSGRQLAFDPGSNPAKKIAVQIFVDAVPPFGSALTVTEYPPEKSRNHHLKSHAPALAAGERAFSVNVASAEALTQLCDWYDSEISQTAPSSTSSIVMPINQPLNQILFGPPGTGKTFHTIDKAVAILDPAFYSARNDEREPMKQRFDELTQEGLVRFVTFHQSFSYEDFVEGIRADSEGGSLQYRVEPGVFRSICEDARGSSQIASDIGVREGARIWKISIDGTVTSTTRNYCFNHGEARIGWSEAGDLMNENLSSVPAYAVLGSNDRSSLHGFSREIEPGDVLLCIGSEDKFQAVGVVQGEYEYQASPPAGVRQDYVNVLPVNWLATGLSLDIRPLNDGRKFTLKTVYELSRFGWPELAEYLEAASVSLTKGEHEVAKISQPRVLIIDEINRGNISRIFGELITLIEPSKRKGSVEALEVVLPYSKKKFSVPDNVYLIGTMNTADRSLAGLDIALRRRFVFEEMPPKPNLLGTVDGIDLQKLLTTMNQRIEVLLGRDYLLGHAYFIGIKSVADLKDVFQRQVLPLLQEYFFEDWEKIALVLNDHRKAADHRFLSQPGNDLQALFGKEGVANSNPRWNINTKAFIEPESYLGIYSAAGPAP